In the genome of Pseudomonas sp. P5_109, one region contains:
- a CDS encoding GntR family transcriptional regulator, whose protein sequence is MSESSLQIPKRGATLRLLVEDKIREAISSGVLRPGQRLVERELCEMTGVGRTSIREALRQLEAEGLITCNPHKGPSVNKISLEETRQLYAVRGLLESFSGQEFALVGTDAQIRRLEEAAAVFEFRAQQYWQYPDRDLDSLRAARDALIEAKTQFYVCLMEGSNNIFIVQMLTTLHNRITLLRATSMTQPGRLQHSVKEIKEIVTAIKSRDGAKAAEACRAHIELSARVAINYLESVEQEDTAMSD, encoded by the coding sequence ATGAGTGAATCAAGCCTCCAAATCCCCAAGCGCGGCGCGACGCTGCGCTTGTTAGTAGAAGACAAGATACGAGAAGCAATCTCCTCAGGTGTGCTTCGGCCCGGCCAGCGACTGGTCGAGCGTGAGCTTTGCGAGATGACTGGAGTCGGCCGCACATCCATTCGAGAAGCGCTACGACAGCTTGAGGCGGAAGGTCTGATTACCTGCAACCCCCACAAGGGGCCTTCTGTGAATAAAATCTCCTTGGAGGAAACGCGCCAGCTGTATGCGGTACGCGGACTTCTGGAAAGCTTCTCCGGACAGGAATTCGCCTTGGTGGGTACGGATGCGCAGATCCGTCGCCTTGAGGAAGCTGCTGCGGTATTCGAGTTTCGGGCTCAGCAATATTGGCAATACCCTGACCGGGACCTCGATAGTTTGAGGGCTGCGCGTGATGCGTTGATTGAAGCCAAGACCCAGTTTTACGTCTGCTTGATGGAAGGCAGCAATAATATTTTCATCGTCCAGATGCTGACCACGTTACACAACCGGATCACATTGTTGCGCGCCACCTCCATGACCCAGCCCGGTCGTCTCCAGCACTCAGTCAAGGAAATCAAAGAGATCGTGACAGCGATCAAGTCGAGGGATGGTGCCAAGGCGGCAGAAGCTTGCCGAGCACACATCGAGTTGTCAGCCAGGGTGGCCATCAATTACTTGGAAAGCGTCGAGCAGGAAGACACTGCTATGTCTGATTGA
- the ggt gene encoding gamma-glutamyltransferase, whose translation MCKNSLLDLARRCALLSVVCASFLTASVPQLASASPLSQLDASAVAVPDRLAADTANAIFAKGGNAIDAAVAIAFSLAVTYPEAGNIGGGGFMTVYHEGKPYFLDYRERAPLKATRDMFVDSKGQVIAADNLDGSVIGHRAVGVPGTVSGMWEAHQRFGKLKWADLIAPAIHYAHEGFAVDDTLANLAATENEKRFSGKTNFAEYFGKLHAGSTFKQPELEAVLKRIAAQGPDGFYSGETAELIVSDMGAHGGLISAADLKGYKAVWREPIQANWNGFHIVTAPPPSSGGIALVQLLKMKEARQKDFQGVPLNSVSYMHLVAEIEKRVFADRAQYLGDPDFYKVPVEQLLDEKYLASRAEQVNVSVPSDTGKVVAGLNIASPEKPQTTHFSIVDKWGNAVSNTYTLNGFFGSGVVASKTGILLNDEMDDFSALAGVPNQMGVVGNDTNAIEPGKRPLSSMTPTIFLKDGKVALVIGTPGGSRIFTSIFQVVSNTYDFQLPLKDAVATMRFHHQLLPANTIFWEPYAPISGQLATDLEAKGYNLADQGFNGDVQAIKVEGRVPAPVADPRGRGVTLLAK comes from the coding sequence ATGTGCAAAAACTCTTTGCTCGACTTGGCACGTCGGTGTGCTTTATTGAGCGTGGTGTGTGCGTCGTTCCTTACCGCTAGCGTTCCTCAGCTGGCGTCAGCAAGCCCTCTTTCCCAGTTGGACGCTTCTGCAGTGGCTGTACCAGACCGCTTGGCCGCGGACACGGCCAATGCCATCTTCGCCAAAGGCGGTAACGCCATCGATGCGGCAGTCGCCATTGCGTTTTCGCTGGCGGTGACCTACCCCGAGGCTGGAAATATCGGTGGTGGCGGGTTCATGACGGTTTATCACGAGGGCAAACCGTACTTCCTGGATTACCGCGAGCGTGCGCCGCTCAAGGCGACGCGAGACATGTTTGTCGACAGCAAAGGCCAAGTGATTGCGGCTGATAATCTTGACGGAAGTGTCATTGGCCACCGCGCAGTGGGCGTGCCTGGCACGGTATCCGGCATGTGGGAAGCTCATCAGCGTTTTGGCAAACTCAAGTGGGCGGATCTGATCGCGCCAGCGATTCACTATGCGCATGAGGGTTTTGCCGTCGATGACACGTTAGCCAATCTGGCAGCGACCGAAAATGAAAAGCGATTCTCCGGGAAAACCAATTTCGCCGAGTACTTCGGTAAATTGCACGCGGGGTCAACATTCAAGCAACCTGAGTTGGAGGCGGTGCTGAAGCGAATCGCCGCACAAGGGCCGGATGGCTTTTACAGCGGCGAGACCGCCGAACTGATCGTCAGTGATATGGGCGCTCATGGTGGTTTGATCAGTGCAGCGGATCTCAAGGGCTATAAGGCGGTCTGGCGAGAGCCGATACAGGCGAACTGGAATGGCTTTCATATCGTCACGGCGCCGCCTCCCAGCTCTGGTGGTATTGCTCTGGTGCAGCTTTTGAAGATGAAGGAAGCGCGCCAAAAGGATTTCCAGGGCGTCCCGCTTAATTCCGTCAGCTACATGCACCTGGTCGCTGAAATCGAGAAGCGTGTGTTTGCGGATCGCGCTCAATACTTGGGTGATCCTGATTTCTACAAAGTGCCGGTGGAGCAGTTGCTGGATGAAAAGTATTTGGCCAGCCGTGCAGAGCAGGTCAATGTTTCAGTGCCCTCGGACACTGGTAAAGTAGTCGCAGGTCTGAACATCGCCTCCCCGGAAAAGCCGCAAACCACTCACTTTTCAATCGTAGACAAATGGGGGAATGCGGTCTCTAACACTTATACGCTCAACGGATTCTTCGGCTCTGGTGTGGTCGCCAGCAAGACCGGCATTTTGCTCAACGACGAAATGGATGACTTCTCCGCCCTTGCGGGTGTGCCGAATCAGATGGGAGTTGTGGGCAATGACACCAACGCGATTGAACCTGGAAAGCGTCCGTTGTCTTCGATGACACCGACAATTTTCCTGAAGGACGGAAAAGTTGCTCTGGTCATTGGCACACCAGGCGGCTCGCGGATTTTCACCTCGATCTTTCAGGTGGTCAGCAACACCTATGACTTCCAGCTTCCATTGAAGGATGCAGTTGCAACGATGCGCTTCCATCACCAGTTGCTGCCGGCGAACACCATTTTCTGGGAGCCTTATGCTCCTATCTCTGGGCAGTTAGCAACCGACCTTGAAGCTAAGGGCTATAACCTGGCTGATCAGGGTTTTAACGGTGATGTCCAGGCGATCAAGGTCGAGGGTCGAGTCCCTGCGCCCGTTGCAGACCCGAGGGGGAGGGGCGTGACGTTGCTGGCGAAGTAA
- a CDS encoding flavin reductase family protein, with protein MKKQEQEIELVNDFKQAMRRLTSTISLITTRHLGQPFGMAATAVQSVTTDPATILVCVNRSASISAALEESGRFAVNMLHHSHVDLVPIFSGQLKGEERFEHGQWIEEHGVPVLVGAQASLVCEVSSVTTIGSHDVIFGRVLWVDTRLDISPLLYENGGFARSAAIK; from the coding sequence ATGAAAAAACAAGAACAAGAAATAGAACTGGTTAACGACTTCAAGCAAGCGATGCGTCGATTGACCTCGACGATTTCGCTGATCACCACCCGCCATCTCGGGCAGCCTTTCGGAATGGCTGCCACCGCTGTGCAATCAGTGACGACTGATCCTGCAACCATTCTGGTCTGTGTTAACCGCTCGGCGTCCATCAGCGCCGCGTTGGAGGAGAGCGGACGGTTCGCGGTCAATATGCTCCATCACTCCCACGTCGATCTCGTTCCGATTTTCAGCGGCCAGCTCAAGGGCGAGGAGCGTTTCGAGCACGGTCAATGGATCGAAGAGCACGGTGTACCTGTGCTGGTGGGTGCCCAAGCATCGCTGGTGTGCGAGGTCAGTTCGGTCACAACCATCGGCTCGCACGACGTGATTTTTGGCAGAGTGCTGTGGGTCGATACGCGCCTGGATATCTCCCCGCTGCTTTACGAAAACGGCGGCTTCGCAAGATCCGCGGCCATCAAATGA
- a CDS encoding carboxymuconolactone decarboxylase family protein: MNSQAKITSPDGSQLSERFHEGLRTRREVLGEAYVDSSIAKATDFNWPVQELVTEYCWDAIWNRPGLDRRTRSFLNLGMISALNRPHELKLHVRGAINNGLSKEEIREVLLQVAIYCGVPASIDGFRLAQEVFDDMGV, from the coding sequence ATGAACAGTCAAGCCAAGATCACTTCACCCGACGGAAGCCAACTTTCCGAGCGATTCCACGAAGGCCTTAGAACCCGTCGTGAAGTTTTGGGTGAGGCCTATGTCGATAGCTCTATCGCAAAGGCGACCGATTTTAACTGGCCGGTTCAGGAACTGGTAACTGAATACTGCTGGGATGCTATCTGGAATCGTCCGGGGCTGGATCGTCGCACGCGTTCATTCTTGAACCTGGGGATGATTTCCGCACTGAATCGTCCGCATGAATTGAAGTTGCATGTGCGCGGCGCTATTAATAACGGTTTGAGCAAAGAAGAAATCCGCGAGGTGCTCCTTCAAGTGGCTATTTACTGTGGTGTGCCAGCTTCTATTGATGGCTTCCGATTGGCACAGGAAGTTTTCGACGATATGGGCGTTTAA
- a CDS encoding alpha/beta fold hydrolase: MTAFISLKERLVNAYPDLELRRLAPGLSITVEFSVGSQSTGLSVVDGYLFKGFSGQPAIRIEAAEEQWEHVLCVPPVATYHSFTALQIANPAFEVSGDAQLIAQARPFLERLFELITLTPAAPALSVQRSISQIQGQYAAVSVLGQKYEIYYEVAGEGVPILFLHTAGADGRQYFGQMADIEMARQFRMYAIDLPFHGKSMPPRDWDGAPYLLTSECYQQWCTAFIEQVIGAPAIVVGGSMGAAMSLVLAAEHPEHLIGVVALEPPFQSRGRRNPYQNHVQVHGGLHNGAYVRGLMSPTSPIEDRRRASWIYSQGGPGIYPGDLAFYSDEFDGAETAPRIDAARTPVALLSGNYDYSATPADGARLAHLIPGALHLVMEGLGHFPMTEHPDNFRPYLMQGLEHVVSKTELKGA, encoded by the coding sequence ATGACTGCATTCATCAGTTTGAAAGAGAGGCTGGTTAACGCCTACCCCGACCTCGAACTGCGCCGGCTCGCCCCGGGCCTCTCAATAACCGTTGAGTTCAGCGTCGGATCGCAAAGCACTGGGCTCAGTGTTGTCGATGGTTATCTGTTCAAAGGCTTTTCCGGCCAGCCAGCCATCCGTATCGAGGCCGCCGAAGAGCAATGGGAGCATGTGCTGTGCGTACCGCCTGTCGCGACCTACCATAGTTTCACCGCTTTACAGATTGCCAATCCTGCATTTGAAGTGAGCGGCGATGCACAACTGATCGCCCAGGCGCGGCCGTTTCTTGAACGCTTATTCGAACTGATTACCCTGACTCCTGCGGCTCCGGCATTGTCCGTGCAGCGATCAATTTCGCAAATTCAAGGGCAGTATGCTGCTGTCAGCGTACTGGGGCAGAAATATGAAATTTACTACGAAGTAGCCGGGGAGGGCGTGCCCATCTTGTTCCTCCACACTGCCGGTGCAGACGGCCGCCAGTATTTTGGACAAATGGCCGATATCGAAATGGCTCGGCAATTTCGCATGTATGCGATCGACCTTCCATTTCATGGTAAATCGATGCCTCCCCGCGACTGGGACGGTGCCCCTTATTTGCTGACAAGCGAATGCTACCAGCAATGGTGTACGGCGTTTATTGAGCAGGTGATAGGCGCCCCTGCCATCGTCGTCGGTGGATCGATGGGTGCCGCAATGTCCTTGGTGCTGGCAGCGGAGCACCCTGAACACCTGATCGGTGTTGTAGCGCTGGAGCCTCCTTTTCAGTCCCGCGGCCGCCGAAATCCCTATCAGAACCATGTGCAAGTACATGGGGGGCTGCACAACGGCGCTTATGTTCGAGGCCTGATGAGTCCGACCAGTCCCATTGAGGATCGCCGTCGCGCCAGTTGGATTTATTCGCAGGGAGGACCGGGTATCTACCCAGGCGATCTGGCATTTTACAGTGATGAGTTCGATGGTGCCGAAACCGCGCCGCGGATCGATGCCGCGCGCACACCAGTCGCGCTGCTCTCAGGTAATTACGATTATTCCGCAACCCCTGCGGATGGCGCCAGACTGGCCCATCTGATTCCCGGGGCCTTGCACCTGGTTATGGAGGGGTTGGGGCACTTTCCCATGACGGAGCACCCGGATAACTTCCGACCGTACCTGATGCAGGGGCTCGAGCATGTCGTAAGCAAGACGGAGTTGAAGGGGGCCTGA
- a CDS encoding VOC family protein, with the protein MSLSPFHLAIPVYDLAATRTFYGEVFGLSEGRSSTQWVDFDFYGHQLVIHEHPKTASQESVHSNPVDGHDVPVPHFGIILEWAQWEALAERLKSFGTKFVIEPYIRFKGQVGEQATMFLFDPCGNALEFKAFKDMSQLFAK; encoded by the coding sequence ATGAGTCTTTCTCCTTTCCACCTGGCAATTCCTGTTTACGACCTGGCCGCTACCCGTACTTTTTACGGCGAAGTGTTTGGGCTTTCCGAGGGGCGTTCCAGCACTCAATGGGTCGATTTTGATTTTTATGGTCACCAACTGGTCATCCACGAGCATCCTAAGACCGCTTCTCAAGAAAGCGTTCACAGCAACCCGGTTGACGGCCACGACGTACCGGTTCCCCACTTCGGCATTATTCTGGAATGGGCGCAATGGGAAGCACTGGCCGAGCGCCTGAAGTCCTTCGGTACTAAATTTGTTATCGAACCCTACATTCGATTCAAAGGGCAAGTTGGCGAGCAAGCCACGATGTTCTTGTTCGACCCATGTGGTAACGCGCTTGAGTTCAAAGCATTCAAAGATATGAGCCAGCTCTTCGCTAAGTAA
- a CDS encoding cation:dicarboxylate symporter family transporter, whose protein sequence is MKRIPLVWRIVAGLSLGVLVGWYFNTHPQNQVWVSTEILKPLGDIFIKMMKMVVVPIVFCCMILGIAGGGDNKSFGRMGAKSLIYFFAITSLAIVLGLCFANFFEPGQGTEIAGISHSTSTVNMEPSKGALIILQNIVPDNVIVAMSEGKLLSVLFFAVLLGMALNTLPKAKSAPVIAVVQGLSDAMFKVVSFVMAYAPIGVFGMIGATVATFGFASLLPLLKLIGVVYLALIAFALIFLGGICYLIGENVFKLIKYFRDELILAFSSAASAAVMPQLMKKLENYGVPQRIVSFVVPVGYAFNLDGASIFLGVATIFIAQLYGIDLSLTQQILLVVTMVLTSKGAAGVPGFAIIILSATLASAGLPLEGVALIAGIFRIIDSGTTTLNVLGNAIAPLVIAKWEKANLEPSRVERVGEQA, encoded by the coding sequence ATGAAACGTATCCCATTGGTTTGGCGAATTGTTGCTGGGCTTTCGCTCGGCGTGCTTGTCGGTTGGTACTTCAATACCCATCCACAAAATCAGGTCTGGGTCAGTACCGAAATTCTTAAACCCCTTGGCGACATTTTCATCAAAATGATGAAGATGGTTGTTGTTCCCATTGTTTTCTGCTGCATGATCCTCGGTATTGCCGGTGGCGGCGATAACAAGTCGTTCGGACGCATGGGCGCCAAATCGCTGATTTACTTCTTCGCGATTACCAGCCTGGCCATTGTCCTCGGCCTGTGCTTCGCCAATTTCTTCGAGCCTGGTCAAGGCACCGAAATTGCTGGCATCTCGCACAGTACATCTACGGTTAACATGGAGCCCTCGAAAGGCGCGCTGATTATTTTGCAGAACATCGTTCCCGATAACGTGATTGTGGCGATGTCGGAAGGGAAGTTGCTGTCAGTACTGTTTTTTGCCGTTCTCCTGGGAATGGCATTGAATACTCTGCCAAAAGCGAAAAGCGCACCGGTCATTGCTGTTGTTCAAGGTTTGTCAGATGCAATGTTCAAGGTGGTCTCGTTTGTCATGGCTTATGCGCCGATCGGCGTATTCGGCATGATCGGTGCGACCGTCGCGACCTTTGGCTTTGCCTCGTTGTTACCATTGCTCAAGTTGATTGGTGTGGTTTACCTCGCGCTAATTGCTTTTGCCTTGATTTTCCTTGGCGGCATTTGCTACCTGATTGGCGAAAACGTCTTCAAGTTGATCAAATACTTTAGGGACGAGCTGATTCTGGCGTTCTCCAGTGCGGCGTCCGCGGCGGTCATGCCGCAACTGATGAAAAAGTTGGAGAACTATGGCGTACCTCAACGAATCGTCAGCTTTGTGGTCCCTGTGGGATATGCGTTCAACCTGGATGGCGCGTCCATCTTTCTCGGCGTTGCGACGATCTTTATCGCTCAGTTGTACGGCATCGACCTGTCGCTGACTCAGCAGATTCTGCTGGTGGTCACGATGGTATTGACGTCGAAGGGAGCCGCTGGAGTGCCTGGCTTTGCCATCATTATTCTGTCTGCCACCTTGGCATCTGCCGGGCTTCCTTTGGAAGGGGTCGCATTGATCGCTGGTATCTTCAGAATTATCGACAGCGGGACGACAACGTTGAACGTGCTGGGCAATGCAATCGCCCCCTTGGTTATCGCCAAGTGGGAGAAGGCCAATCTCGAACCTTCACGTGTCGAGCGAGTAGGGGAGCAAGCGTAA
- the ribB gene encoding 3,4-dihydroxy-2-butanone-4-phosphate synthase — protein sequence MVFATIENALKVIASGGMVIVVDDEGRENEGDVVMAAEFATTEALTFMVIRCRGIVCAPMPEPVARRLELPLMVERNTDSMKTAFTVSVDLIAGITTGVSAAERALTLRALAAPETKAESLARPGHIFPLIAREGGVEERAGHTEAAVDLAELAGLSPVGIICEILKDDGSMARRADLEIFARDNGLIIISIADLIAWKGRKSLQFQYVRPSLVA from the coding sequence ATGGTCTTTGCAACGATTGAAAACGCGTTAAAAGTGATTGCCTCGGGCGGGATGGTCATCGTAGTCGATGATGAGGGGCGTGAGAATGAAGGTGATGTCGTCATGGCTGCAGAGTTCGCGACGACAGAAGCGCTGACATTCATGGTGATTCGGTGCCGAGGCATTGTGTGTGCGCCTATGCCAGAGCCTGTCGCACGCCGCCTCGAATTGCCTTTGATGGTGGAACGAAATACCGACTCCATGAAAACGGCATTTACCGTGTCGGTTGATCTCATCGCGGGGATTACCACCGGCGTTTCGGCTGCCGAACGCGCGTTGACACTCCGAGCACTCGCCGCACCAGAAACCAAGGCTGAGTCGCTTGCCCGGCCTGGGCATATTTTCCCGCTCATTGCTCGCGAAGGCGGCGTTGAGGAGCGGGCCGGCCACACCGAGGCTGCTGTAGATCTGGCTGAACTGGCAGGTCTTTCGCCGGTGGGCATCATCTGCGAGATCCTGAAGGACGACGGCAGCATGGCGCGTCGTGCGGACCTGGAAATCTTCGCGCGTGATAACGGACTCATCATTATTTCGATTGCCGACCTGATTGCATGGAAAGGCAGGAAATCTCTTCAGTTTCAATATGTAAGACCTAGTCTGGTTGCATAA
- a CDS encoding SDR family oxidoreductase gives MELENKVCIVTGAASGIGKAIATIFAKNGASVIVADVNVEAAQATADEIGATAIGCNVAINAEVQALVETTVARFGRIDVLVNNAGFGLTGNVVTIEEQDWDRLMSVNLKGMFLCAKHVIPVMARQKSGSIINTTSYTATSAIANRTAYVASKGGVSALTRAMALDHAADGIRVNAVAPGTIDSPYFDRIFAQSETPQALRAALEARAVMNRMGKPEEIAEAFLFLASDRSRFATGSILTVDGGSSIGNHLVD, from the coding sequence ATGGAATTAGAAAACAAGGTATGCATCGTGACTGGCGCAGCCAGTGGCATTGGCAAAGCCATCGCGACAATATTTGCGAAGAATGGCGCTTCGGTCATCGTGGCCGATGTGAACGTCGAGGCCGCACAGGCGACCGCGGATGAGATTGGAGCCACCGCTATTGGCTGCAATGTGGCGATCAATGCAGAGGTACAAGCGTTAGTCGAAACGACGGTTGCCCGCTTCGGCCGTATCGATGTGCTGGTCAACAACGCCGGCTTCGGTCTAACCGGGAACGTTGTAACCATTGAAGAGCAGGATTGGGACCGACTGATGTCGGTCAACCTCAAGGGCATGTTCCTGTGCGCCAAGCATGTCATACCGGTCATGGCCCGGCAGAAGTCCGGCTCGATCATCAATACCACGTCATACACGGCCACCAGCGCCATTGCTAACCGCACGGCCTATGTTGCCTCCAAAGGCGGCGTTTCAGCGCTGACGCGAGCGATGGCGCTGGATCATGCAGCGGATGGCATACGCGTGAACGCCGTAGCGCCCGGCACCATCGACAGCCCTTATTTCGACCGGATCTTCGCTCAATCTGAAACACCGCAAGCGTTGCGGGCCGCTTTGGAGGCTCGGGCGGTGATGAATCGAATGGGCAAACCCGAGGAGATTGCAGAAGCCTTCCTGTTCCTCGCTTCTGACCGCTCTCGCTTTGCCACCGGAAGTATCCTGACCGTGGACGGCGGTTCTTCAATTGGCAACCACTTGGTCGACTGA
- a CDS encoding glutathione S-transferase family protein codes for MPRTLFGHMKSSNVMKVVWLMDELGLDYERVDIGNVFGGLEEDDYRSKNPTSLVPTLVDGDFTLWESNAVLRYLCNAYAPDSSLYPADPKRRGVVDQWLDCQQTQLTRPQTVVFFQLIRTPLEKRDTQALETAIREAGRVWNWIEARLGAHDYICGSEMTIADIAWAVHGHRWLNMDFARADLPNVKAWYARMLTHNSFRQKWAGPVT; via the coding sequence ATGCCACGCACGCTGTTTGGCCACATGAAATCCAGCAATGTCATGAAAGTCGTCTGGCTTATGGACGAGCTGGGCCTTGACTACGAGCGGGTCGATATCGGGAACGTCTTCGGCGGGCTCGAAGAAGACGACTATCGGAGCAAAAACCCGACCAGCCTCGTTCCTACACTGGTCGATGGTGATTTCACGCTCTGGGAAAGCAATGCTGTGCTGCGCTATTTGTGCAATGCCTATGCCCCAGACAGCTCGCTCTACCCCGCCGACCCGAAAAGACGCGGAGTGGTCGACCAATGGCTGGACTGCCAGCAAACTCAGTTAACCCGACCGCAAACAGTGGTGTTTTTTCAGTTGATTCGCACACCACTGGAGAAGCGCGACACACAAGCGCTGGAAACAGCCATTCGCGAAGCCGGTAGAGTGTGGAACTGGATAGAAGCCCGACTCGGCGCGCACGATTACATCTGTGGCAGCGAGATGACCATCGCTGATATTGCCTGGGCCGTGCATGGGCACCGCTGGCTGAACATGGACTTTGCGCGGGCTGACCTGCCCAACGTGAAGGCATGGTATGCGCGAATGCTGACGCACAATTCCTTCCGCCAGAAATGGGCCGGACCGGTGACTTGA